The genomic DNA ACAACAACCGCTCCGCACTGGTCCGCGTCCCGATGTACAAGCCCGGCAAGACCGGCTCGGCCCGCGTCGAGGTCCGCTCCCTCGACTCGGGCGCGAACCCGTACCTGGCGTACGCGCTGCTCCTCGCGGCGGGCCTCAAGGGCATCGAGGAGGGCTACGAGCTCCCGCCGGGCGCCGACGACGACGTGTGGGCCCTCTCGGACGCGGAGCGCCGCGCGATGGGCATCGAGCCCCTGCCGCAGAACCTCGGCGAGGCGCTGGCACTCATGCAGCGCAGCGAGCTGGCCGCCGAGACCCTGGGCGAGCACGTCTTCGACTTCTTCCTGCGCAACAAGAAGCAGGAGTGGGAGGAGTACCGCTCCGAGGTGACGGCCTTCGAGCTGCGGAAGAACCTGCCGGTGCTGTAGGCGCCGGTCATCAGGGCGGGTGTCCCGCTGAATGACGCATGGGGCCGACGGTCATGGACCGTCGGCCCCATGGCGTGTCAGTCCTCCTGGGCCGTCTGCGGGCCGTCAGGCGTCGAAAGTGTGTCGCTGTAGAGGGTGTCCACGGCTTTCCGGGCCCGCGCGTCGCTGCTCGGCATGAGGTGCGTGTAGACGCGAAGCGTGAAGCCCGGATCGTTGTGTCCGAGATAGTGACTCAGTGCCTTGGTGTTCTCGCCGGCGTCCAAAAGGACGGAGGCGTAGAAGTGCCTGAGAGCGTGCATGCCGTGTTCGCGCGCCGCCTGGTGGCGCTGGCCCGGCTTAGGCCGTAGCTCATACAAGTTGCTACCGTGCACGAAAGCGAAGGCGTCCATTGGCACGACCGACGTACGGGGAGGGCCCCCACATGGCATGGGACGAGTGGGAACAGCTCAAGGCCGAGGCTGCCGAGAAGCGGTCCGCGAGGATGCAACTTAATCAGCTTGCTGATTAAGGGGGCGGCGGAAGGGGCGGTGCAAGCAGTGACGGTGACCTGGTCGTCCACGACGATGAACTGGGCAAGCTGGGAAATATGGCGTACGACCTGCGAGAACAGCTGAGGGTCGACGGCGACTACGCCCGTCCCAGCATCTTCGACGCCTCTGTCGACCTGTTCAACGACGGACTCGACATGGACCCATATGTCGAACCAGACGCTCGACTGGCTGAAGGAGAACGAGTTCGACAATACGGACGAGGCACTCAAGGGAATCGACAAGGCCAGAGACATGGGCCAGCACAATGCCATGATTCCGCTGCTGAATTACGCGCAGACGAACGGCATGTCCGACGATGAGATCTGGGATTTGTCGGACGAGGCGGAAGAGGCTTACAACAAGGGTCGCACGCGTAGCGACACCAAGGACGTTCGAGGATTCTGATGATGAGAGTTTCCGCCAGCTCCTTGGCTGTGGCAGCGCTGTTCTTGACGGCGACGTCCTGCTCCACGGAGGGTGACGCGTCGACTTCGGCGGCGGACGGTTGCGAGGAAGCCCTGGGAGATTCGGGAATCGAGTGGGTCGAGAGCCATGCGGACGTGGCCGGCGGTGGTGAGCTGGACAGGGGCGGCGTCGA from Streptomyces avermitilis MA-4680 = NBRC 14893 includes the following:
- a CDS encoding tyrosine-type recombinase/integrase: MHALRHFYASVLLDAGENTKALSHYLGHNDPGFTLRVYTHLMPSSDARARKAVDTLYSDTLSTPDGPQTAQED